One window from the genome of Lentisphaera araneosa HTCC2155 encodes:
- the rplK gene encoding 50S ribosomal protein L11, whose translation MAKKVKGYIRLQIPAGKANPAPPVGPALGAQGVNIMEFCKAFNAQTQSEAGMIIPVVITVFQDRSFTFITKSPPAPVLIKKYAGLASGSQKPGSGFVGKISVDQLKEIYEIKKKDMKANTEEAAVRMLEGTCRSMGVEVVS comes from the coding sequence ATGGCTAAAAAAGTAAAAGGTTATATAAGACTTCAAATTCCAGCTGGCAAGGCGAACCCGGCTCCTCCAGTGGGACCTGCGCTTGGTGCACAGGGTGTGAATATTATGGAATTCTGTAAAGCGTTCAACGCTCAAACTCAGAGCGAAGCGGGAATGATTATTCCTGTTGTGATTACAGTTTTTCAAGATCGCTCATTCACATTCATCACCAAATCGCCTCCCGCTCCTGTACTTATTAAAAAGTACGCTGGTTTAGCTTCCGGTTCACAAAAACCCGGTTCTGGATTTGTAGGTAAAATCTCTGTAGATCAACTCAAAGAAATCTATGAGATTAAAAAGAAAGATATGAAAGCAAACACAGAAGAAGCAGCCGTTAGAATGCTCGAAGGCACTTGCCGTAGCATGGGTGTGGAGGTTGTATCATGA
- the rplA gene encoding 50S ribosomal protein L1, producing the protein MMKRSKLYNARLEKVDMNKAYGIKEAFETLKSLPAVKFDESVDIAFKLGIDTRQPEQNVRGALSLPNGTGKNVTVVVIADGNSADEAKAAGADYAGFDELIAKIKDGWLDFDVLIATPAAMSKVRTLGRALGPRGLMPNPKTGTVTDDVAGAVKASKGGRVEYRADKGGATHVLVGKLSFDADKLTENAQAIVEAIVKARPSATKGTYVVSCTVSSTMSPGLKIDLKDLV; encoded by the coding sequence ATCATGAAGCGTTCAAAACTTTATAATGCAAGACTCGAAAAAGTCGATATGAACAAAGCTTATGGCATCAAAGAAGCATTTGAGACTCTCAAATCACTTCCAGCTGTAAAGTTTGATGAATCTGTTGATATCGCTTTTAAATTGGGTATTGATACTAGACAGCCAGAACAAAACGTTCGTGGAGCTCTTTCGCTTCCAAACGGTACTGGTAAAAATGTCACAGTTGTGGTAATCGCAGACGGAAACAGTGCAGACGAAGCAAAAGCTGCTGGTGCTGACTATGCTGGTTTCGATGAGCTGATTGCAAAAATTAAAGATGGCTGGCTTGATTTCGACGTTCTTATTGCTACTCCGGCAGCAATGAGTAAAGTACGTACTCTTGGTCGCGCTTTAGGTCCACGCGGTTTAATGCCAAATCCGAAGACTGGTACTGTTACAGATGATGTAGCTGGTGCTGTTAAAGCTTCTAAGGGTGGTCGTGTTGAATATCGTGCAGACAAAGGTGGAGCAACTCACGTTCTCGTTGGAAAACTTTCCTTCGACGCTGACAAACTCACTGAAAACGCGCAAGCAATTGTTGAAGCAATTGTTAAAGCTCGTCCATCAGCTACAAAAGGCACTTACGTAGTAAGCTGCACTGTAAGTAGCACAATGAGCCCTGGTCTAAAAATTGATCTTAAGGACTTAGTGTAA